The following proteins are co-located in the Seriola aureovittata isolate HTS-2021-v1 ecotype China chromosome 7, ASM2101889v1, whole genome shotgun sequence genome:
- the creb3l4 gene encoding cyclic AMP-responsive element-binding protein 3-like protein 4 — translation MRTVQREEKKKKKRRRRRRRRRKRRKWTLSWTRSCQLGFTPGGKRRVVGVCVPGPAAAEEPELCDEEPEPVNNNNPSSDTVMDAESGELFLSGDGGVAADSWQLDAPFSCSELVFSGSEKPLQDWAVDPDCTLNDSESEDVLHGVDPNEVFPSGPPADPSSESDSGISEGPVVESPVTTVTAVTATTSQPTPATVYQVVYDISGLGGVKAEPGQENVISIELDEWSSQMLFSDTCVVNELPLVSAARLDGGGLAVIDPPSPDSDLLYPELELTEEEQKLLNQEGVSLPNNLPLTKAEERILKKVRRKIRNKQSAQDSRRRRKEYIDGLEGRAAACSAQNKELQRTVEQLEKRNMSLLAQLRQLQSLIKQTVSKGAQTSTCLLIILVSLGLIIMPSFSPFSRSSSTDDDYRPTGVISRNILTDPSPSSSSPSHPHLAADEVETLAVHSDSSLPPYDLSQSGAPEGAAVPREPIETPEITAVDGAAQEGSRTGNSSSVVAGQIEPLALGLRSAAGKGSHDPAKPAHADEM, via the exons atgaggaCAGTGCAGCgcgaggagaagaagaagaagaagaggaggaggaggaggaggaggaggaggaagaggaggaagtggactCTGAGCTGGACGCGGAGCTGCCAGCTGGGCTTCACACCGGGAGGAAAGCGGCGtgttgtgggtgtttgtgttcCCGGGCCCGCGGCTGCAGAGGAGCCGGAGCTCTGTGATGAAGAACCGGAGCCTGTGAACAACAACAATCCGTCTTCTGACACA GTGATGGACGCAGAGAGTGGCGAGCTGTTCCTCAGCGGTGACGGCGGCGTGGCGGCAGACAGCTGGCAGCTCGACGCACCGTTCTCCTGCTCTGAACTGGTCTTCAGTGGCTCGGAGAAACCCCTGCAGGACTGGGCGGTGGACCCCGACTGT ACGCTCAACGACAGCGAATCAGAGGACGTCCTCCACGGCGTCGACCCAAATGAGGTGTTCCCCAGCGGGCCGCCTGCAGACCCGTCGTCCGAGAGCGACAGCGGCATCTCTGAGGGTCCTGTCGTTGAGAGTCCCGTCACCACGGTGACAGCGGTGACCGCGACGACCTCCCAGCCAACCCCGGCGACCGTGTACCAGGTGGTTTATGACATCAGTGGGCTGGGAGGCGTCAAGGCTGAGCCTGGACAGGAGAACGTCATCTCCATAGAGCTCG ACGAGTGGAGTTCCCAgatgttgttttcagacacatgTGTTGTGAACGAGCTGCCGCTGGTCTCCGCCGCTCGCCTCGACGGCGGTGGCCTGGCTGTCATCGACCCTCCCAGCCCCGACAGCGATCTG ctgtaccCGGAGCTTGAGCTGACCGAGGAGGAGCAGAAGCTGCTGAACCAGGAAGGAGTTTCTCTGCCGAACAACCTTCCTCTCACCAAG GCGGAGGAACGAATCCTGAAGAAAGTTCGGAGGAAAATCCGCAACAAGCAGTCGGCTCAGGACAGCCGCCGCAGGAGGAAGGAGTACATCGACGGGCTGGAGGGCAG ggcAGCAGCTTGCTCAGCACAGAACAAGGAGCTGCAGAGGACAGTTGAGCAGCTGGAGAAACGTAACAT GTCTCTGCTGGCTCAGCTGCGACAGCTCCAGTCTCTGATCAAACAGACGGTCAGCAAAGGAGCCCAGACCAGCACCTGCTTACTG atcatCCTGGTCTCTCTGGGTCTGATCATCATGCCGAGTTTCAGTCCATTCAGCCGCAGCTCGTCTACAGATGACGACTACAGGCCCACAGGAG TTATCTCCAGAAACATCCTGACagacccctccccctcctcctcctccccctcccacccccacctgGCAGCAGACGAGGTTGAGACTCTGGCGGTTCATTCTGACTCCTCGTTGCCGCCCTATGacctcagccaatcaggagctCCAGAGGGCGCTGCTGTCCCACGAGAACCAATAGAAACCCCTGAAATTACAGCCGTTGACGGCGCGGCCCAGGAGGGGAGCCGAACAGGGAACAGCTCATCTGTTGTTGCCGGGCAGATTGAACCGCTCGCCCTTGGTCTGAGGTCAGCGGCCGGAAAAGGAAGCCACGATCCGGCCAAACCTGCGCACGCCGACGAGATGTAG